The genomic segment ccttttaaaaaatcaaaaatccaGATGTTCCATCAAAGTGTTTTTGTATTTACAAAGTAAGGCAACATCTGAACAGTGaacatatttttgtattatataaCCTGTAAGCAAAAGTATATACTTTTGCTTAAAGGCAGGTCAAAGTTCAGCTTAATTCCCAAACAGATTGTCTATCAAAAATTGGCTGATAGCTGTGTGTGAAATCTGGATTCCTACATAAAATAAATGGGTTAGAGTTGGAAACTTGTAACTGTTTGTTTAGATATGAAAAGTTCTTAGTATTGATTTAAGAGATAAACAGGAGACCATGTcggcaaaagtggaaaaactgcaaatatgtATAGCCCCCCAAACCTTAActctaataggtaaaggttttcccctgacgttaactccagtcatgtctaatAGTGTTGATTATATTTAACACAAAAAGTACTGGACATGTCTTTTATGCATGGATGGTTTACTAaacttttttagttttttttacattttctagTCTATGCACAGAGACTCAAAAATAGTAATTCCCATTAAATTATTGATGGCAAACTTGTGAAAAATTAATTAAAtccataaacattaaaacttgcaAAATTTGAAGTTCAACTGTATTACTAATATATACAAATAGCttaatggtatatatatatattttcttttcactCTTATCGAAGGACTGGGAGTTAACGTTACAGTGGGTCCTCGGTAACCATTGTTAAGAGTAACAAAACCAGTATAATGGCTTTCTTTGCTTTAACATGGAAAAGGAGTTTTAGACTTTTGTTCTATCTGAGGCATGAAGGATTCTGTAACAATTCTCAGTATATTCTGTCTTTTTTAATGTTGGCTAATTAAAATATGGTTGCATATTACATTCTTTAGTATACACCTGAGGAACGTGACCCTGTCCCACTGAGTATCCACCATATGCCTATCTGTGTAAGCTTTGCCTTTTTCCAGCAAGGGTAAGTTCACATTAATTCACTGAAAATGCTTTGCCAATGTTGCTAGAATTCATACACCAAAAGGTATTTAGCAGAAGGTTTCTAAAATATATAATAGTATGCCTCCTCCCTTTCCCCTCTCTTTTCTTGCTTTTTCTGATAATATGAATAATTTGGGAAGACAATTGTCAGAAATATGGCTAAAATGTGAAAAATCAATGTAGCATGTCTGATTTTTGTGGTAGTACCAATCTATATTTGCTTTTGAAATACATAGAAATAAAACCTGCATTAATGACACatgtaaaatgtatttgtttatcacaataaaaataaatattgctttGGCAGTTGAGTTGTTTTCATGTATTCTTTACATAAAAGTCTTATTGCTTGTTTGTTTCAAATGGTTTCAGGACCTTCTTGTTGGTGGATCCTAGCGAACAGGAGGAGCGAGTTATGGATGGCCTCCTTGTGATTGCCATGAATAAGCACCGTGAGATTTGTACAATTCAATCTAGTGGTGGGATTATGCTGCTAAAAGATCAGGTAATAAAGTTTCTGAAAGTTCTATGTGTATCTTTCTATGTTCATCTCCAAGAATTGGTTGATCCTTTATGTATAATCATAGGACGATGCCATGATTCCAGTTTGAACAGAATATGAAATTCAAAATGAGTGGGTTGGATAATGGGTTGCAGGAGAGGAAAAGGTGGCAAGGTAGTGCTCTAAAAACCCTCTTTTCCCCAGCAGCTCTGAGAATTGCTTTTTACACTGATCTTCTAGAATAATATAGGAGTCTTGCCCTTTCCTCCATTACGAAGCTTCTGTCAGATTCTAGATCCTTAAGTGAACAAATAAGGTCATTTTGTTTGCATAAGAGGTCTGGATCCAGATCTTAAATAAGATTTGCAAATATTTTACATTAAATCATTTTTTGTTTAACCCAAACTTGACTTGTACTTGGGCAAATACAATCGGTGGTAGTGTTAAATTAGCAAATTGTTGAAAATCTGACATTCTAGTAAAACGCCTCACTCGAATGGTGTTAAAAGCATATTTTACACAATTACAGTGAAAATGTCTCCTGTTACCGCTTTCTCTAAATGGTTACTGCATGAATAGTCAATGTTATTAGCGTGATGAAGTATTCATCATTTCTGTAGTCTGTGTTGAGTTGAAAGTAAGCATGCTGCTAGTGCTTGTTCCTTACAAAGAATCAGAAACAGGATGAGACTAGTTATAGAAGGGATGACAAATAAGGAGGACTTGGAATGGTTGGAGGAAGGTTCGAATGAAGTAGAGGAAAAAATTTGGAACATATTTTTTAAggatttaaaaaggaaagcaatTAAGGGAGTAAAAAACCCAATGTTGAGAAacgtgctagaaatttggaataGATACAAGAAAGTATTATTGTCAGTAAGCTCAAcattaacaccaataataatggataggaaattcccaaaaaaatctaaaaaatataCTGGATAAAAAATTGATAGAGAAGAATATAGACAAAATTGGAGATTGGATAAAAGCGGACATGAAGAAATAAACTATACTGAGAGAATTTAGAGATATCAAATTCTCATGGTTCCAATGCTTACAGCTGGAACAATGGTCCAAGAACTGGATAAAAAATAATGGGGAAGGAGGCAATCCTACAGTTTGAACAAATGATACAAAAGGAAAGAGCAATGGGAGTACACCATAGGATGAAAGGAATAACCAGTAAATTGtataagatattaattgaaatCAAGGGGGAAAATTAAAGGATGCAATATTAAGAGAGATATGAGAAGAAGATTTAGGGATTAGGATAAGGGAAGTGGATTGGATACAGTTATGGAATCAAAGACATTTAAGGAACCTATCGATACGtgttaaaaaatattataaactgGTTTGGAAATGGTACTTAACACTAGTAAAGATagcaaacattaataaaaatgctACAATTTTTTTTGAGAGGTTGCCAGGAGgtgggtacatatatacatatgtggttgcaatgtaaatatgtaagtgtattttggggaaaggtatttagagaaatagaagctataatggataagaagataggaaaaagtgcaagtattgcattgttgtcattatataatgttcagaatttgaaaaaaaacacagaAGGATGCAATAAACAATATGTTAACTGCAGCAAGGCTtttgatagcaaggaactggaaaggtaaaataaacatacaaatagaagaatggtataaagaactatggaaattagcaataaacgatAAGTTTACATATAGATTAAGAGTTAGGAAAGGGGTATGGAAGGAAAATGACTTTAacgaggtttggggaaaatttattgagaagggtttaaaagaagtagatgggaaattacttccacaagaagaaatggtattttggaaagagaatgtaaATTGAAATGGCTCGGGAGTGGGGGGACACAGAGGTGAAAAGAAACAGCATActagatatatatatttatatagttgatgcaatgaattaagagtgaaatataagagtattgaaggtatggatgtattttaaaaaaaactaataaaatatttttttttaaaaaaaacaaagaatcaGAAATAAATGTTTCATTATTCGACTTTAGTTAAATGTAATAATTTATTGAATTTCAGAGTTCAGAATGTGATATTCCtttaataataaagataattacatatcagttttaatagtttttttaaaacagtttcaagGATTTACATTTTGACTTCAAATGGACAGCATTTTTCATAAACATTTTCAGTGGCACCAACACTAGTGCATCATGATTTGAGTTTATGTTATATTTTTTCTTGTGAATTAATCTCTTGCATTTACCCATGTCATTATTTATTGCAGGTTCTAAGATGTAGCAAAATAACAGGGGTTAAAGTAGCAGAAATTACAGCACTTATTCAAAAAGCCTTGGAAAATGACCAGAAAGTTAGGTGAGTTTTGGAAATGCTACTTGTGTACTTGTATGTCACTAAACTGTTGTCATTTAAATTAAGCTACACATAGTAAGTTTTACTTGAATtttatttgtagattttatttAACTTACAAGTTATGTGATTCATATTTTTTTGAAATGTTATGATTTTCTTGAAATATTTCTATACATACTTTCACATCAGTATTTCATCATATACCATACTTTttagagaagatttttttttcttatacagTACACACATCTATTATGAGCATCACAACCTCTTTCACAGAGATTTCTTACCCTGTTGACGGGTCACCTTGGATTTTGCGCCAAGTCACTGTAATTGCTACAATTTTTGACTTTATTAGTGATGAGCAAAATGGCTATAAGTAAAATCTGATTTTAGTTCCCAGAATCATTTTGAATCTGGATCTTCAAAGCCTATGCAGTGACTTTCATGACAATAATTTCTACTTTATTTAGATGGGGACTATTCTTAGAATCATGTTttcaaatggaaaaaaattacaaCAAGTTGTCTTTCCACATTGTATatagaagtagaccttccaggtgTATTTTCATGAAACCACTACGTGAGGTTATCCAGAAGTTTGTCATATGATACCATGCAGTTCTGAGACAAGGATGAAATCTTTCAAAAGGGCAGATATAAAATGATAAGAATAAACTCATAATTATGTTGCATTTTGTAACATGTCAGCTGATGTTTGGACTAATAACATTTTTCTTCTTAATAGGAAAGAAGGGGGGAAGTGTGGATTCGCTGAATCTGTTCCTAACCAAAGAATTACTGCATTTAAGATCGAACAAGCCCCAGTGGACACCAAAGATGTACAAGAGCAAGCTGAAGAAATAATTGCCAAAGCATTTCCTCCTTCAGAagtgtatcttttaaaaaatagtcatTATATGAGTGGTTTGGGTTATTGGGCAACACTCGGAGAGTAAGGATTATTTTACTTGGTAAGCTAGAAAGTCGGGTAGGCAACAAAACATGGCTTTCCTGTTTAGATGGCTCAGAATTTTTCACATGTGTGCCTGCAAACAGTTATATAAATTAGTGTCAAAAATCGTACGGTTGCAGTGATATGCAGCTGTTAGGGAGCAGAAATCCAAGATACTTCATGGCTAGCTCCAAACATTTAACAAAAATAAGTTGCAGGTTGATTTTTATGCCGTTCAATGCTTTGCATACTTCACTTCTCTGCCAGTAACATAGAATCTGATCCTCAGAATAGATGAGAAATGTGAGGGTACTGTAGAATGTCCTATACTTGGCTTTTGTCAGCAGATGAGTATACAACCAGCAATACAACCAGCAAGGAAAGACAAATTTAAGAAACCCATTTCTTTATTGTTAATGggttttatattctgccctataacATAAAATCCTTTGGGCAGTTTATAGTAAGCAAGCAAAAAATATGCATAGAACACACAGCCATAACATTAGTGTGCAACAAGTAATCTAACCCCAGAAGTGAAAGTACATTCTAACAAGGAAAAAGTTATGCTGATTTAAGAATTCACAAATGGTGTAAGAGACCAGTAACAACCCCGGTCTGATGCTGACTTTATCCTTGTGGTTCCCACAATAGGTTCACTATCAGAAGCAGTCATTTtcccaggtaaaaaaaaaaagaggttgtACCCGGGAATGCTTTCTGTCCCTCTGTAATGGTAGAAAAACTTTCAAAAAAAGGCATGTTGGTATATATAACAAATGAATGACAACTGCTACATATTAATTGAGCTGAAGTGTATCTTAGAGCGGGTAAATGTTGCTGTTCTTTAAACAATGAGTAGGCAGTTTTTTAATCAGAAAAATGTATTGCATTCTCCACCCAATCCTCATCACTGCTTATTGTTTCAGGATAGAAACAGGCTTTGTCCCTCCAAAGCACAGAGCAAAATGTGGCAGAAAGTCAAGACTGTTTCAGAACCAAAAAAACCCATCGAGTCAATTTTTGACAATTTCAGGATTTTCCTTAATGGCTTTAGCATGGCCACGCCAGTTTTGTGGACTTCTGGCACAGCCCAGATTGGAGAAGGACTTGAGAATTCGTGGGGTGATTTTGAGGGatctgaaagagaggaggaagaagatgaaaTTGCTCAGGATGAACCTATAACAGTAGAAGACCAGAATTTGGAAACAGGAGATGCTAGTGTCAGGACAAGGAATCAGAAAGGTTGGTATAATTTTTAAACCTAAAcagtaacttttaaaaatgttttgaataaAATGAAGTAAGATGAAGTTGAAAAACTCATTTCTCTGACTCTGCATCTGCTCTGATACATACTtgatacagaaaaaaaagaatagatGACTACAATACTAGTCAGTTGAATATGCAGAAAGGAGGTGCTTTAGGAAGTTTTTATAAcagaatgtttaaatattttctgGTTTGGCTGAAATATGTTTTACCTATTATCTGTATAGTGTTGCTGTTGAAAAAAAGAACAGTAAAAGTACAGCCAGTACTCAATTTATGTGGGTGGTAGAGGCtcaggatccccatgaaagtcACAGGCTTGATTGGCGGggatgggagagggccttctcagtgatcatccctcagctatggaactccctccctggcaagatcagatcagccccctccctcctgtcctttaagaagatggtaaaaacttggctgtgggaccctttgggacagtgcaataAGCAACAATTGGAAACTACCCTGCTGACCCGATCCGGTATGAATgatttgtgatggttttaaataattgattttaaaatgcagatatctgattttattgttatgtatatttataatttatagtttattttatgttccggcattacatgtttgctgtatatatgttgtgctccaccttgAGAACCCTTTGGGGttctcaataaataaataacaaataaagggGGGCATGTGAATATATTAAACCCACCCCTGGAAAGAAACCATTCATGCTACAGATTTCCTCCAAACAGCCATGGTTCCACCTTAGCATGATAATGCCTCTGCTGGACCTCCATTGCCTCCACCTCCTAGGGCTAAAGGCATTTTTTTGCAGCAACTTATTCTCTTCACCGTCCTTCCCTGCCTCATTTCCTGCTCACCCTTATTAGTATTTATCCAAACAAAGCAATCTTTGGGGTTTTTGTCCGGATTGTTGATTTTCTCTTATCTTCCAGATGAGACCATTGTTTTATCTGACAGTGAAGAGGAAGATGTTGTGATCCTAGAACCAGAAGTGACAAACAAGAACAGGTAATCTCTTGAACattccccccaccccctcccagaCTATTGTATTTCAACAAAAAAAATGATTGACCTGGTTCATATTTCCTTGCTATTAGTCTTGCATGAACTTCAATTAATTACTCTTGGCCAGTGAGTGGGCCaaagcattctttctcccactacTCCAAATATTTTAATTGGCATGAAGTAACAATaggatctctccagctactaggGTTAGATTGCCATCATTCTTGCAGCCATGTTACTTACTCCTGGGAAGTAGTGGCAGCCTCACAGTAGTGTTAGATCACCAGAGTGCTGTTTCGTGCAAATTAAAAATGAACGTGGGACCAGGATGTCAGCTCCTAAAGCATAATGTTTAATTAGGCATGTATCCTGCAATATAACATCCATTTTCTTCAGCTACACAAGAATGTTGATTATAGAAAATTCAATATTGCATGAGCCTTCAGCATTTTTTTGATGGCTTTAGACTACCTTTAAAGTAGGGGAGGGTGGTAGTGCATAAAGTAGTAGGAAATGAGACATAGAGGAGTATGTGTGTAAAGCTTCCATGTTATCCATGCAGTCACTCATAGTGATCTGTTTTGAATCCAGATAAGTAGAGAATGCAAAAACGTAGTAAGAATTCCATCTTTGTATGGGTCCATGTAGTCTATCTTCTTTTGGTCACATAGAGTATGTAGGTGGGAAGCTGGTGCTGCTTTGGCCTGTCATAGGACACCCTGAACAGCCAGTTTGTGAAAAAGAACTCAAGTTTTTTCCCCCTTAAGGACCAACACCCCAGGGATAAAAAGACAGTTTTGCTCTATTTTTGGCTACAGATGTTTTGTCCATCAGGAAGTGATCTAGAAATCAACATTCTGGCCCTCAAGTAGTCCTGATGCTATGAAATTGCCCATCTATCCCCAGGGTGCATTTGAATTAATAAGTTTTGAAATGGCCCTGGGAGACTGAATGCCACCCTCCACCCCGGTATATACTTGGTTTCAATTAAAGCATAGTATAAAATTAAGATATTGTCCAGTTGTGAGGTCATGTTAGATTTGTTTTATGCATGCTCAAATTCCTTCTCCCTACAGAACAGAGACTTCTCCCAAACAAGACACAATGAGTAAAAAAACAGGtggtaaaaagaagaaaaaaagagctaCTAAATAAACGAACGGATCATATTTGTGTAATTTGACTTTTTGTGCCCAAAACCAGTGTTCCCTTATATGTAATAACATAGTTTATGTTGCTGAAAAGAATTGTAATGGTGTACATGTTTGTTTCATcagatatatatatgtgcatttttctAATAAAGTTTTTATTGGTCTATTTATATGTTGTAAACACATTAGTTTTCTTGATTGCAAAAATGGCAGCCTACCATAATATTAAATTCTAATTATTTGAGTGCTGTAACCCTTGTAAAATCCATACCAGCATCCTCTATACATCTATGTAACCCATTCATGCCAGGATCATGTGTAGTTTCCTGACAGCAGCAGTAGGGAGTGGAAGAAAAATATTTCGCACCTTCACTATTGAAATTCTTGTATCCATGTGGCAACTGTGCCAATTAAATCAATTTGCAGAgtataaaacaacaaaatatataaagtcaaggTGTGCGAGTGCACTCTGTATACTATAAAAAACTTCAACATGGGCAGTGAAGTGGTAGTAAAGACAAGAgttaatattactatataaatTATGTTACCTTCAATTACTTTTTGACATTTTGGCATATACGAAGTTGTTTTTGTCTGTATGACCTCTAAGCTTCACTGAGCATGACCAATGGTCAAGAATTTGTGGCTGGAATTGGTTAAGTATGCACACTTTTTGATGCACCTGTAATGTTTGGACATTGTGACTGAGACATTTAGCACTCCTTGCCTGATAGTTGTCCCTTAGAAAGTTTTTTTACTTGCCCCACTACATATAAGCTTTTTGTGTTTTATTGAAATTCGAGGCTTTTTGTGTCAATAGCCTATATCATACACTAGAAAAATGCCTTTATTTCTGTGTTGAAGTATCCTCCAGTGTACTCAAAAGAACTTAACTGCAGCACCCAGGGACTTAAAAGCCTTCTCACTGTTTTACCATGTTAAAATGCAGAAATGCACAATCCACGAAGCTAGATGAATTGAGAAGGATTTATAAAACATGCATCTGATTTCCAAGTCTGCTGCCATTATGCTAGCATGAAACCTTACCACCACTTTAGAAAAAATGCACAGAAGCAGCAAGGCTTCTATGTGCTGCACTatgctgtgattgttatgtacTGTTCAGGAACAAGGGATCTAGACAGCGCACAGCTACAGTTTTGTTGGCAGAAGATATAACGTTGCTATTCCAGATCTCCAGCTACTTCCTGGAGATCTAGAAAGGCATTTTTTTTCTACTTACCCCTTCTGAGCCAGTGCTTCCAGCATAGAACTGCCCCCATCCCCCGCCCGGACATTTACATTGTTACAAAAGACAATATACAAGCTCTTGAGAAAATATGAACTTTTGATATGTTCTGCACTTTATTGTGCTACGACAAATGTGTTATGACAGAGGGTGGGAAGGCCAAAAGCTGCTAGAAACATTCCTCTCCGAGTAAAAACTGGgttaaatatgttttgttttgttacaaAAACCTCTCACACTGTGAAACAGGACTTATTGCCTCACTTATAGCGAAACAACTTATTGACTATATTTGCTTTATACAATTAAATTACTACTAAGTCCCTTTTCAAGGATTTTATTGACCTGTTTCAAGATGGTTTACATTTAAGTCTTTCCAGGCATTGGTTTATCATGAGCACATCATATCAAGCAGTGTTACATTTGAATCCATTTCTATTTCAAGAAGAATAAAAAGTTCACCATGTTTACAGTTTAGACCTTAAACTAGGATTAAGTTTGCACAAGACATCCCGTACTTCAACTTGCAAAAACAATTTTGTCCACGTCAAGCCTTTTGTCCATTATTCAAGCTGCCCATATTAAGGCATATGTCCACCTTTATCTGGGATATAGGATAGTAGGCTCCCAAAGCAGCAGTTTGGCCAAAGCTATCTCCATGCCCTAACTAGGAGTTCTGCATTACCTCTAGGACTGAATACATTTGTAGGTCAGGAACTCTGCTTGCTCAGAGGCTGCTGAGTCTCAGTTTATAACCTAAGTATAAGACAGGAATTATTTTCAGAAAAGTAATAGCTAGCTATGACCTGTGTTACAGGAGGACTACCTCTTTCAGACTCAACTGCTGTGGGTCTGAGTGAAACCACTTTAATAGCATACAGTGAGGGGTACTACTTTTGGCAGCTAGAACAAATATATCGCAGCCAGGTTAAATTATTTGACAGCAGAAAATGCTATAGTAGCCTCACTTTCAAATACTGAAGTTATTCGGCACTAGCTGACTTTACTAAATACATCATCACAACTTAATTATATATAGTCAGCAGAGGGAACCAAAACTTTGCCATCTTGTATGTGCGCATATCAACTCCACTGCACCATCTTGATTTGTCATTTACAGCCAGAATCCCCACCGACACtgctcttctttttaaaaaaaggttgaaaGATGACACCCAAATGGTGTCCCGGCATGGTTTTCAGTCTGTTTCACCAGAACTTTAAAAGGAGCATCATCTAAGTACTTAGAACAAGATTGCATGTACAAAAGTttacattaaaacattataaaagtaAAAAAGACCCTCATAATTTGCTATGGTAATATACCAAAGTGATCAAAGtctaaatacaattttaaaactgtACATTTACCCTTCGAGGCACTATACACCTTTGACATTTCAAGTCTTATTTGATTGTTATAGGTTGAGTCTCTCTGGAGGGTCAATAAGTGATACCGCATTGTACCtggaaaaaataaagtatttatgtTAACTCTTATTTCTGCTCTCCACCATTTTGATCATACTCAGTTATCAGCCTTATCTATGAAGCACTTATTTGCAGTTTAACTACAGAGCAATTAAAGAACAGCTGCGGTCCTAGTCCTATACTTACTTGACAGCCTTGTATTTCTCCCGTATAGACTGTTGAGTATGCTGTGCAGCTCTGTAGTAGGTTTTGTGGAGGTCTGTGATGCAAGGcttaagatcttccagtgtgTATCCTGTCACTTTAGTGAGAGCATCCGTCTATGAAAAAGGTCCGGtatttgcttagttttttccatgTCAACATACGAATTTCCATGATTAAAGTATTTCTTCTCTGTGACTATCCTGAATTTTGACAGTATAGTACTATAGGGAAAGCTTAAGCAGCAAGGAGTGTGAGACTTATTTTCTCCTAATGCAAATTCATTACTCTGAACATTAAGAATCCAGAGTACTTGATTAAGGGGCACAGGAGCACGAGCCCACCTTGTGTTGTCTGAACTTCATTAAAGTGGCATTATTTTATTGTGCAATGAATCTATGCTAGAAGACCTGGTCTAGGTCTCTCTAGGAAGATAATTTATTTCATCTCCATTAAGCATGTAACTTTGGTCAGGGCCACAGGAACTGAAAGTATTAGGCCAGGAAAAGCTCTAACATATAGGCCAGGAGTCAAGGGTAGAACAGTTAGAACTTTAAAACAGAGCAAAACTGAGACTGAATCTTTGTTTTACTCAATTCTTCTGAGCAACATTTAAAAGACATAGTGTCTTACAATGACAAAAGCCTATGAATGGTAGAGATCATGAAATTCTAGGCAGGTGAGTTAAATGCATTTTCTGTATGTTCATGTCTGCCTCAAGCACAAAGTGACTGATTATCTCCTTCAATGTCAAAAGAATGCTTATACTGAGTTCCAATACCTAGGAcatttagaaaaagaaaatttaAGAACTCAGGATGCAACTATActgcagatttaatgcagtttaactgccatggcttaatgctatgaaaccactggaactgtagttttacaagacctttagccttctctgcgaaagagtgctagtgctttaccaaactacgaatcgcaagatttcatagcattgagtcaagacagttaaagtggtgtcagactgtgttaattctacagtgtagatgcaccgtaaGACTCAACAGCATAAGTCTCATAAGGTAATAAACCATGGGAAGCTAGGGAGCAAAGACATCAATGGGGCTGACACGTCAAGCCTTCCTGGAAGGACTTCCTTAGTAGGGTACCTTACCTCGAAAGAGGTCAGATTGGACTAGAATTCTAATAATTTTGTAGCGAGTATTAGAACATCCCATAACAGTTATGTGATTTTTTCCAACAATTTACACTATCAAAAAGACTATTCATTCAGGCTAAAATGGAGGACCAGACAATTACGTCTTGATATACAACAATTAAATGTTTTATACTTACCCAAGTTTTCCCAGAAATTGTATAGTTTGCTATATGaaatgcagctgcagcagttACTGATGGCAAATATTTCAAGTACGTTTCAGCATCAATTAAACTTAGTTCTCCCAAATACtgtaaagaaagagaaaaaagcttCTGTTTGTAGACACTGTTGTACATTTTCCCAATCAAGCCACTCAAAGCCAAGCCTTGTCTCCATAACATTCCAGGTTTGGAAAATTGTGTAAGCAAACTAGGCATTAGCAAGCTTTATCTAGCATACCAGTTCATAGTGGTATGCTAGATAAAGTGGTATGCCATTCCACTGTATTTTATCTATCAAAGCCACAATTTAAACAGTAAAGCATTGAAGCAAATGCATAAAAAGGATCAACCCAGATCTGAAGAGCAGAAACAGGGTACCCTCTCATACACAACTACAGCCAGTACAAGCAGGCCCCAAGttctgaacaagataggttctgtaggcttgtacTTAAGTTGAATtcatatgtaagtcggaacagatacattttaagggtaactccagccatatatacagtgtaagctttggatagcagatAAAagcgttaacacccctgtggtgtttgttttgctttttgtgcctctgttcagaagatttcacctcactttttgtccttgtgataagtggattttgaaaaatgtagcctcttgtagaaacaaggattgatgataaagcttcagttgagacacctttttcccttgataactctttcaggagtggatttcccttctgaggggtagatttctctcacttcctgatgtctcacccttgttcttagcTATgggttgtttgtaaatcagatgtttgtaatttggggaccgCCTGTATTTTCTGAGTAATGACTGAGAACTCTTAAATGCTGTAGTACCCAAACAAGGCTGTATCTCACAAGCTACTATGAGTGCCATACAAACGTTTGgtttaccaaaaaaaaaccctcataaactttttaaaattatacttGGCTTTTCTGAAGAATTTCCAAAACTTACCAATGCTAGGTTTTCCACTTGGGAACTAGTTGGCTCATGTAAGAAATACTGAGTGATGAACTGATTTATTGTAGGAG from the Anolis carolinensis isolate JA03-04 chromosome 5, rAnoCar3.1.pri, whole genome shotgun sequence genome contains:
- the exosc9 gene encoding exosome complex component RRP45 encodes the protein MKETPLSNCEKRFLLKAIEERKRLDGRECYDYRNLRISFGSDYGCCIVELGKTRILGQVSCELVTPKPNRATEGILFFNLELSPMASPAFEPGRQPELLVKLNRLLERCLRNSKCIDTESLCVVAGEKVWQIRVDLHVLNHNGNLIDAASIAAIVALCHFRRPDVSVQGEEVTLYTPEERDPVPLSIHHMPICVSFAFFQQGTFLLVDPSEQEERVMDGLLVIAMNKHREICTIQSSGGIMLLKDQVLRCSKITGVKVAEITALIQKALENDQKVRKEGGKCGFAESVPNQRITAFKIEQAPVDTKDVQEQAEEIIAKAFPPSEVMATPVLWTSGTAQIGEGLENSWGDFEGSEREEEEDEIAQDEPITVEDQNLETGDASVRTRNQKDETIVLSDSEEEDVVILEPEVTNKNRTETSPKQDTMSKKTGGKKKKKRATK